In the Nicotiana tabacum cultivar K326 chromosome 16, ASM71507v2, whole genome shotgun sequence genome, one interval contains:
- the LOC107831795 gene encoding putative ubiquitin-like-specific protease 2B isoform X1 has translation MKNPTDVFEFKLEEQPSEIEANRFCSKYTFTQNGARGTNINSKETGDEPTVDMEAADGDFNGKSAPSSLDAEDCSDERMLRLGGIPTITSTKQRRYPDREPNNCIDGSFLEGSSYTGTAFQMEYVQDESVGTDSDVDESRSDESASYSSATPDNHDILDGPLSNHQFDQWGMFENKPIVFCPDYLYYRGTSYAVTDTTVTFSSNCVEVKGSTLNGDSETSCIRFGVEDVFQIQSHLSGRFDVAVFKIHVNKRSTTQGENAHESSGIEEVEFAVNDFDLSEKCEAIQSLDGYKAVWNYNEIEECRENSHGETSDQQSKKYFPSYGEPLEEVYYPKGDPDAVCISKRDFDLLAPETFVNDTIIDFYIQYLKNGIPPEKRQRYHFFNCFFFRKLADMDKDPTSAFDGRAAFLRVRKWTRKVDLFDKDFVFIPVNYNYHWSLIVICHPGEVANFTDDDSAVSSVKVPCILHMDSFRGSHVGLKDLLQSYLWEEWKERTKETPEVVSSNFRNLKFLSLELPQQQNLSDCGLFLLHYVEHFLAEDPACISPYRIKNYHNEFLSVNWFQPHEPSIKRSAIQRLISNLLKNLSLENSPSCASDSCFPEGGLKTSNYDENAVELVSEQFRSSKSSDNLPCSQANEINPFPTSSLGGVCASDSGLVLNESFEPESDEESLLDMRFGHSASFNEFRSSLPPIHEEVEAREHLVYASTETGLQHLGGSGSEPCALSYSSGSLTAEASWIPGVSVVEAVDEEDSSPTTSVHDSENPLEVEVVEPCRVDQNMNSDDKINHPKSASVNNIDCLVDGEAASGELLDITLAQCSAETHDNSDTGPVTSCQENLYDIHGNGNLACKRLLLIGSGPGSEADAQHNVKRIRLTPLDEGELACRSNLLDDLHL, from the exons GTGCACGAGGAACCAATATAAACTCAAAGGAGACTGGTGATGAACCTACTGTAGATATGGAAGCAGCTGACGGTGATTTTAATGGTAAAAGTGCTCCCTCAAGTCTGGATGCAGAAGATTGTAGTGATGAGAGAATGCTGAGATTGGGGGGCATTCCAACAATTACTTCGACAAAACAAAGGCGATATCCTGATAGGGAACCTAACAATTGTATAGATGGAAGTTTCTTGGAAGGCAGTTCATATACTGGAACAGCTTTTCAG ATGGAATATGTGCAGGATGAATCAGTTGGCACGGATTCTGATGTTGATGAAAGCAGAAGTGATGAATCAGCATCATACTCATCTGCCACCCCAGACAATCATG ACATCTTAGATGgaccattatcaaatcatcaGTTTGACCAGTGGGGAATG TTTGAAAACAAGCCAATTGTTTTCTGTCCTGATTATCTCTATTATCGAGGAACATCCTACGCAGTCACAGACACTACAGTAACCTTTTCCAGTAATTGTGTTGAGGTCAAAGGCTCAACACTGAACGGGGATTCAGAGACATCTTGCATTCGCTTTGGAGTTGAAGACGTATTCCAAATTCAATCTCATTTGTCAGGGAGG TTTGACGTGGCTGTGTTTAAGATTCATGTAAATAAAAGATCAACAACACAAGGTGAAAATGCTCACGAGAGTTCTG GTATTGAGGAGGTGGAGTTTGCTGTTAATGATTTTGACTTGTCCGAGAAATGTGAAGCAATTCAATCTTTGGATGGCTACAAAGCAGTATGGAACTA CAATGAGATTGAAGAATGCAGGGAGAATTCACATGGAGAAACATCAGATCAGCAATCTAAGAAATATTTTCCAAG TTACGGTGAGCCGCTTGAAGAAGTTTATTATCCTAAAGGAGATCCTGATGCTGTTTGCATTAGTAAGAGGGACTTTGATCTTCTGGCACCAGAAACATTTGTCAATGATACAATTATTGATTTCTACATACA GTATTTAAAGAATGGAATTCCACCAGAGAAGAGGCAACGATACCATTTCTTTAACTGTTTCTTTTTTCGAAAGTTGGCTGACATGGATAAAGATCCAACCAGTGCATTTGATGGTCGTGCTGCTTTTTTGCGTGTCCGTAAGTGGACAAGGAAAGTGGACTTATTTGATAAGGACTTTGTTTTCATTCCTGTAAATTACAA TTATCACTGGAGTCTGATTGTCATATGCCATCCTGGTGAAGTGGCTAACTTTACAG ATGATGATTCTGCAGTTAGCTCAGTCAAAGTACCATGTATATTGCACATGGATTCTTTTAGAGGAAGTCATGTGGGTCTCAAAGATCTTCTGCAAAG CTACCTCTGGGAGGAATGGAAAGAGAGGACAAAGGAAACGCCTGAAGTTGTCTCCTCAAATTTTCGAAATTTGAAATTTCTCTCTCTTGAG CTACCACAACAGCAAAATCTATCAGACTGTGGTCTCTTTTTACTACACTATGTGGAGCACTTTTTGGCGGAAGATCCTGCTTGTATCAGTCCATACAGGATAAAGAACTACCACAATGAATTT CTAAGTGTAAACTGGTTTCAACCTCATGAGCCTTCTATAAAGCGCAGTGCAATTCAAAGACTAATCAGTAACCTCCTCAAGAACCTTTCTCTAGAAAATTCTCCCTCTTGTGCGAGTGACAGTTGCTTTCCTGAAGGTGGTCTCAAGACGAGCAATTATGATGAAAATGCTGTAGAATTAGTATCTGAGCAATTTCGTTCATCAAAGAGTTCAGACAATTTACCATGTTCTCAAGCTAATGAGATAAACCCATTTCCTACTTCCTCCCTCGGGGGTGTTTGTGCTAGTGATTCAGGCCTTGTTTTGAACGAATCTTTTGAGCCTGAATCTGATGAAGAGTCATTGCTTGACATGCGCTTTGGTCACTCAGCATCTTTTAACGAGTTCAGGAGTTCATTGCCACCAATACAT GAAGAGGTAGAAGCTAGAGAGCACCTTGTGTATGCATCAACTGAGACTGGTCTTCAACATCTGGGTGGTAGTGGATCTGAACCCTGTGCTTTATCCTATTCATCCGGGTCTCTGACTGCTGAAGCTTCCTGGATACCTGGAGTGTCAGTTGTCGAAGCTGTGGACGAGGAAGACTCATCACCAACTACTTCAGTCCACGATTCTGAAAATCCATTGGAAGTTGAGGTTGTAGAACCATGCAGAGTAGATCAAAACATGAATTCAGATGACAAAATTAATCATCCAAAATCTGCATCTGTCAATAATATTGACTGTTTGGTTGATGGCGAAGCCGCTTCTGGCGAGCTGCTGGACATCACTTTGGCACAATGCTCTGCCGAGACACATGATAACAGTGATACTGGTCCTGTCACCTCTTGCCAGGAAAACCTATATGATATCCATGGGAATGGAAACCTTGCCTGTAAACGTTTGCTGCTCATTGGTAGTGGTCCTGGCTCAGAAGCAGATGCTCAACACAATGTGAAAAGGATACGTCTTACACCCTTGGATGAAGGGGAATTAGCATGTAGAAGTAACTTGTTAGATGATCTGCATTTGTAG
- the LOC107831795 gene encoding putative ubiquitin-like-specific protease 2B isoform X2 — protein sequence MKNPTDVFEFKLEEQPSEIEANRFCSKYTFTQNGARGTNINSKETGDEPTVDMEAADGDFNGKSAPSSLDAEDCSDERMLRLGGIPTITSTKQRRYPDREPNNCIDGSFLEGSSYTGTAFQDESVGTDSDVDESRSDESASYSSATPDNHDILDGPLSNHQFDQWGMFENKPIVFCPDYLYYRGTSYAVTDTTVTFSSNCVEVKGSTLNGDSETSCIRFGVEDVFQIQSHLSGRFDVAVFKIHVNKRSTTQGENAHESSGIEEVEFAVNDFDLSEKCEAIQSLDGYKAVWNYNEIEECRENSHGETSDQQSKKYFPSYGEPLEEVYYPKGDPDAVCISKRDFDLLAPETFVNDTIIDFYIQYLKNGIPPEKRQRYHFFNCFFFRKLADMDKDPTSAFDGRAAFLRVRKWTRKVDLFDKDFVFIPVNYNYHWSLIVICHPGEVANFTDDDSAVSSVKVPCILHMDSFRGSHVGLKDLLQSYLWEEWKERTKETPEVVSSNFRNLKFLSLELPQQQNLSDCGLFLLHYVEHFLAEDPACISPYRIKNYHNEFLSVNWFQPHEPSIKRSAIQRLISNLLKNLSLENSPSCASDSCFPEGGLKTSNYDENAVELVSEQFRSSKSSDNLPCSQANEINPFPTSSLGGVCASDSGLVLNESFEPESDEESLLDMRFGHSASFNEFRSSLPPIHEEVEAREHLVYASTETGLQHLGGSGSEPCALSYSSGSLTAEASWIPGVSVVEAVDEEDSSPTTSVHDSENPLEVEVVEPCRVDQNMNSDDKINHPKSASVNNIDCLVDGEAASGELLDITLAQCSAETHDNSDTGPVTSCQENLYDIHGNGNLACKRLLLIGSGPGSEADAQHNVKRIRLTPLDEGELACRSNLLDDLHL from the exons GTGCACGAGGAACCAATATAAACTCAAAGGAGACTGGTGATGAACCTACTGTAGATATGGAAGCAGCTGACGGTGATTTTAATGGTAAAAGTGCTCCCTCAAGTCTGGATGCAGAAGATTGTAGTGATGAGAGAATGCTGAGATTGGGGGGCATTCCAACAATTACTTCGACAAAACAAAGGCGATATCCTGATAGGGAACCTAACAATTGTATAGATGGAAGTTTCTTGGAAGGCAGTTCATATACTGGAACAGCTTTTCAG GATGAATCAGTTGGCACGGATTCTGATGTTGATGAAAGCAGAAGTGATGAATCAGCATCATACTCATCTGCCACCCCAGACAATCATG ACATCTTAGATGgaccattatcaaatcatcaGTTTGACCAGTGGGGAATG TTTGAAAACAAGCCAATTGTTTTCTGTCCTGATTATCTCTATTATCGAGGAACATCCTACGCAGTCACAGACACTACAGTAACCTTTTCCAGTAATTGTGTTGAGGTCAAAGGCTCAACACTGAACGGGGATTCAGAGACATCTTGCATTCGCTTTGGAGTTGAAGACGTATTCCAAATTCAATCTCATTTGTCAGGGAGG TTTGACGTGGCTGTGTTTAAGATTCATGTAAATAAAAGATCAACAACACAAGGTGAAAATGCTCACGAGAGTTCTG GTATTGAGGAGGTGGAGTTTGCTGTTAATGATTTTGACTTGTCCGAGAAATGTGAAGCAATTCAATCTTTGGATGGCTACAAAGCAGTATGGAACTA CAATGAGATTGAAGAATGCAGGGAGAATTCACATGGAGAAACATCAGATCAGCAATCTAAGAAATATTTTCCAAG TTACGGTGAGCCGCTTGAAGAAGTTTATTATCCTAAAGGAGATCCTGATGCTGTTTGCATTAGTAAGAGGGACTTTGATCTTCTGGCACCAGAAACATTTGTCAATGATACAATTATTGATTTCTACATACA GTATTTAAAGAATGGAATTCCACCAGAGAAGAGGCAACGATACCATTTCTTTAACTGTTTCTTTTTTCGAAAGTTGGCTGACATGGATAAAGATCCAACCAGTGCATTTGATGGTCGTGCTGCTTTTTTGCGTGTCCGTAAGTGGACAAGGAAAGTGGACTTATTTGATAAGGACTTTGTTTTCATTCCTGTAAATTACAA TTATCACTGGAGTCTGATTGTCATATGCCATCCTGGTGAAGTGGCTAACTTTACAG ATGATGATTCTGCAGTTAGCTCAGTCAAAGTACCATGTATATTGCACATGGATTCTTTTAGAGGAAGTCATGTGGGTCTCAAAGATCTTCTGCAAAG CTACCTCTGGGAGGAATGGAAAGAGAGGACAAAGGAAACGCCTGAAGTTGTCTCCTCAAATTTTCGAAATTTGAAATTTCTCTCTCTTGAG CTACCACAACAGCAAAATCTATCAGACTGTGGTCTCTTTTTACTACACTATGTGGAGCACTTTTTGGCGGAAGATCCTGCTTGTATCAGTCCATACAGGATAAAGAACTACCACAATGAATTT CTAAGTGTAAACTGGTTTCAACCTCATGAGCCTTCTATAAAGCGCAGTGCAATTCAAAGACTAATCAGTAACCTCCTCAAGAACCTTTCTCTAGAAAATTCTCCCTCTTGTGCGAGTGACAGTTGCTTTCCTGAAGGTGGTCTCAAGACGAGCAATTATGATGAAAATGCTGTAGAATTAGTATCTGAGCAATTTCGTTCATCAAAGAGTTCAGACAATTTACCATGTTCTCAAGCTAATGAGATAAACCCATTTCCTACTTCCTCCCTCGGGGGTGTTTGTGCTAGTGATTCAGGCCTTGTTTTGAACGAATCTTTTGAGCCTGAATCTGATGAAGAGTCATTGCTTGACATGCGCTTTGGTCACTCAGCATCTTTTAACGAGTTCAGGAGTTCATTGCCACCAATACAT GAAGAGGTAGAAGCTAGAGAGCACCTTGTGTATGCATCAACTGAGACTGGTCTTCAACATCTGGGTGGTAGTGGATCTGAACCCTGTGCTTTATCCTATTCATCCGGGTCTCTGACTGCTGAAGCTTCCTGGATACCTGGAGTGTCAGTTGTCGAAGCTGTGGACGAGGAAGACTCATCACCAACTACTTCAGTCCACGATTCTGAAAATCCATTGGAAGTTGAGGTTGTAGAACCATGCAGAGTAGATCAAAACATGAATTCAGATGACAAAATTAATCATCCAAAATCTGCATCTGTCAATAATATTGACTGTTTGGTTGATGGCGAAGCCGCTTCTGGCGAGCTGCTGGACATCACTTTGGCACAATGCTCTGCCGAGACACATGATAACAGTGATACTGGTCCTGTCACCTCTTGCCAGGAAAACCTATATGATATCCATGGGAATGGAAACCTTGCCTGTAAACGTTTGCTGCTCATTGGTAGTGGTCCTGGCTCAGAAGCAGATGCTCAACACAATGTGAAAAGGATACGTCTTACACCCTTGGATGAAGGGGAATTAGCATGTAGAAGTAACTTGTTAGATGATCTGCATTTGTAG
- the LOC107831796 gene encoding eukaryotic translation initiation factor 3 subunit I-like yields the protein MRPILMKGHERPLTFLKYNRDGDLLFSCAKDHTPTVWFADNGERLGTYRGHNGAVWCCDVSRDSARLITGSADQSAKLWDVQTGTQLFTFNFDSPARSVDFSVGDKLAVITTDPFMGLPSAIHVKRISKDPSDQVGESVLTLKGPQGRINRAVWGPLNRTIISAGEDAVIRIWDVETGKILKESDKEVGHKKGITSLQKSVDGSHFITGSLDKSAKLWDIRTLTLIKNYTTERPVNAVTMSPLLNHVVLGGGQDASAVTTTDHRAGKFEAKFYDKILQQEIGGVKGHFGPINALAFNPDGKSFSSGGEDGYVRLHHFDHDYFNIKI from the exons ATGAGGCCGATATTGATGAAGGGCCACGAAAGGCCATTGACGTTTCTGAAATACAACAGAGACGGGGATCTGCTCTTCTCTTGCGCTAAGGACCATACCCCTACCGTTTGGTTCGCCGATAACGGCGAGCGTCTCGGCACTTACCGTGGTCATAACGGCGCTGTTTGGTGTTGCGACGTTTCCA GGGATTCGGCCAGGCTAATAACAGGAAGCGCGGATCAGAGTGCAAAGCTGTGGGATGTCCAAACTGGTACCCAACTGTTCACATTCAACTTTGATTCCCCTGCTAGGTCTGTTGATTTTTCGGTTGGTGATAAGCTCGCAGTGATCACCACTGATCCTTTTATGGGACTGCCATCTGCTATCCATGTCAAACGCATCAGCAAAGATCCCAGTGACC AGGTTGGCGAATCAGTGCTCACATTAAAGGGTCCCCAGGGAAGAATCAATAGAGCTGTGTGGGGACCCCTGAATAGAACAATCATAAGTGCCGGTGAAGATGCTGTAATACGTATCTGGGATGTTGAG ACAGGAAAGATACTGAAGGAGTCTGACAAGGAAGTTGGTCATAAAAAGGGTATTACATCGCTACAAAAGTCAGTAGATGGTTCGCACTTCATTACTGGTTCCCTTGATAAATCTGCAAAG CTTTGGGACATCAGAACTTTAACTCTTATCAAGAACTATACAACTGAACGACCAGTGAATGCTGTCACAATGTCGCCGCTTCTTAATCAT GTGGTTTTGGGAGGTGGTCAGGATGCTTCAGCTGTCACAACTACTGATCACCGTGCTGGAAAGTTTGAGGCCAAATTCTATGACAAG ATTCTTCAACAAGAGATAGGAGGCGTTAAAGGGCATTTTGGACCAATAAATGCTTTAGCTTTCAATCCTGACGGGAAAAG TTTCTCAagtggtggtgaagatggatatGTGAGATTGCATCATTTTGACCATGATTACTTCAATATCAAGATTTAG